A stretch of the Nosocomiicoccus ampullae genome encodes the following:
- the hflX gene encoding GTPase HflX: MNTQYNGVIVAVNTNDTHDIKSEVAELKVLAESINIKILGIHIQNRHEIDKRYYVGSGFLKEISEMYEDLDYVIVNDEIKASQNRNIESVLDTSVLDRTQIILDIFSLRADTKAGQLQVELAQLEYLVPRLRGQGINLSRLGGGIGTRGPGETKLETDRRHINRRIKEIKNELKTIENTRKNYRENRNRKKVTKFSLIGYTNAGKSAMFNALTEANTKELNQLFATLDPKTRKLEFQNGFNAIITDTVGFIQKLPTTLVESFKSTLEEAADSDFLIHVIDNHSDHIDEHYRTVQQLLKELDMSHIPTIVLFNKSDLNNELNYITNDTYFLVNKFMEKEELLNKLKKGIKDNYEFYTRNITMNEINELYELKQDTYVTNLTFNEDDEIYTVEGYTKDISIIQEILKEKQ; the protein is encoded by the coding sequence TTGAACACACAATATAATGGAGTTATTGTCGCTGTAAATACTAACGACACACATGATATTAAAAGTGAAGTCGCAGAATTAAAAGTACTTGCAGAATCTATAAATATAAAAATATTAGGGATTCACATACAAAATCGACACGAGATCGATAAACGCTATTACGTTGGCAGTGGATTTTTAAAAGAAATAAGCGAGATGTATGAGGATCTGGATTATGTCATTGTAAATGATGAAATTAAGGCGTCACAAAATAGAAATATAGAGTCAGTTCTTGATACATCTGTTCTCGACCGCACACAAATTATTTTAGATATATTTAGTTTAAGAGCAGACACTAAAGCTGGACAACTTCAAGTCGAACTTGCTCAACTTGAGTATTTAGTACCAAGACTTCGTGGACAAGGAATTAACCTTTCTCGTTTAGGTGGGGGGATTGGTACAAGAGGTCCAGGTGAGACGAAATTAGAAACAGATCGACGTCACATCAATAGGCGCATTAAAGAAATCAAAAATGAATTGAAAACAATTGAAAATACGCGTAAAAACTATCGTGAAAATCGTAATAGAAAAAAAGTGACTAAATTTAGTTTAATTGGTTATACGAATGCCGGAAAATCTGCGATGTTTAACGCGTTAACTGAAGCAAATACAAAAGAATTAAACCAGTTGTTCGCAACACTAGATCCGAAAACAAGAAAATTAGAATTCCAAAATGGATTTAATGCAATCATTACAGATACGGTTGGTTTTATTCAAAAATTACCGACGACTTTAGTTGAAAGCTTTAAGTCAACATTAGAAGAAGCTGCGGATAGTGACTTTTTAATTCATGTGATAGATAATCACTCAGACCACATCGACGAACATTACCGAACTGTACAACAATTATTAAAAGAACTCGATATGTCTCATATTCCGACAATTGTTTTATTTAATAAAAGTGATTTAAATAATGAGTTAAACTATATTACGAACGACACATACTTTTTAGTCAATAAGTTTATGGAAAAAGAAGAACTTCTCAACAAATTAAAAAAAGGTATAAAAGACAATTATGAATTTTACACTCGAAATATCACGATGAATGAGATCAACGAATTATATGAGTTAAAACAAGACACTTATGTGACGAATTTAACTTTTAATGAAGATGATGAAATCTATACTGTTGAAGGGTATACAAAAGACATTTCGATTATTCAGGAGATTTTAAAGGAGAAACAATGA